A window of the Sporosarcina sp. FSL K6-2383 genome harbors these coding sequences:
- a CDS encoding EAL domain-containing protein, giving the protein MKLGINGKVVLAMLVVVLSTMLMIAFYSHSMTKDILIDQVERELAIKSDNVKDAVSSVFEQKGEIVHQLASIPVIESFMGANEKRENIRSNKDYDWIQKALVQAKENNEDVNMVWLAHTKNSYYVANDDYVTDALYRIEERPWFKKAFENEGLTFSSTYIDYTTNQLTISITHPVTVENEQLGYLGVDIHLDGLADLLQPFETDGQKIALVSDQGDILYDPGEIWTTIRDIPLKNEGILQLQTDEETQFASVRQLEELGWKIVVYMPEEVVLAPLTIYERSIFVSWAIAILVLLTTLSLVLHYLLKDIPFIVRQINKIKHGDLSVKMGMKRKDEVGEIARAVEQMALQIKTHVDELDYQASYDSLTSLANRNSIEKVLQQWIDEMDTDEEMMAVTFLDLDQFKHVNDSKGHVYGDELLIEVGKRIGEMLPTTSFFGRFGGDEFVLIIRAKKDDVDFIDISLQRIHESFMNPFLLFGQHVYITASMGISLYPADAETIGKLLINADTALYHAKDQGRNCISFFDNDMKGQIEKELKLKDGLRQALLNEEFFLHYQPQLDISSGETVGVEALLRWKHPELGMVSPAEFIPLAESTGQIIAIGDWVLDASLQMIKRVAKEDITIQRVAVNVSALQLREADFVDKVQKKLAYYDVEPSFLEIEITESVIINYQEETIQKLKELKQLGVHIALDDFGTGYSSLNYLRLMPIDCVKVDRSFIHQIEEDPIVQAILQTIITLGHSLGFQIVAEGVEEEAQLQILCDMNVDTVQGYYYSRPLDEEKLLDFLQKQ; this is encoded by the coding sequence ATGAAATTGGGGATAAACGGTAAAGTTGTTCTTGCAATGCTTGTCGTTGTGTTGTCAACGATGTTGATGATTGCTTTCTATTCTCACTCTATGACGAAAGATATTTTGATCGACCAAGTTGAACGGGAGCTGGCTATAAAAAGTGATAATGTAAAAGATGCAGTTTCTTCTGTATTTGAACAAAAAGGTGAAATTGTTCACCAACTTGCATCTATTCCGGTCATCGAAAGCTTTATGGGTGCTAATGAAAAAAGAGAAAATATTCGTTCCAATAAAGACTATGACTGGATTCAAAAAGCATTAGTACAAGCAAAAGAAAACAATGAAGATGTTAATATGGTTTGGCTTGCTCATACGAAGAATAGCTACTATGTTGCAAATGATGATTATGTTACGGATGCATTATATCGTATCGAAGAGCGTCCTTGGTTTAAAAAAGCTTTCGAAAACGAAGGGCTTACGTTTTCTTCAACTTACATTGACTACACAACAAATCAATTAACAATCAGCATAACGCATCCGGTCACAGTAGAAAATGAGCAATTAGGTTATCTAGGCGTGGATATTCATCTGGATGGTCTAGCTGATTTATTACAACCATTCGAGACGGACGGACAAAAAATAGCTTTAGTTTCTGATCAAGGAGATATTTTATACGACCCAGGGGAAATATGGACAACCATTCGGGATATACCCCTAAAAAATGAAGGGATATTGCAACTTCAAACAGATGAGGAGACCCAATTTGCTTCGGTTCGTCAACTGGAAGAACTGGGATGGAAAATAGTTGTGTATATGCCTGAAGAAGTAGTGTTAGCCCCCCTTACAATATACGAAAGGTCGATATTTGTTTCTTGGGCTATTGCTATCCTTGTTTTGTTAACAACACTATCACTTGTTTTGCATTATTTACTGAAAGACATTCCCTTTATTGTTCGCCAAATTAATAAAATAAAACATGGGGATCTTAGCGTTAAAATGGGCATGAAAAGGAAAGATGAAGTTGGTGAAATTGCGAGGGCTGTTGAACAAATGGCGCTACAGATTAAAACCCATGTGGATGAATTGGATTATCAAGCAAGTTATGATTCCCTAACGAGTTTAGCTAATCGGAATTCAATTGAAAAAGTACTTCAACAATGGATCGACGAGATGGATACTGATGAGGAAATGATGGCTGTCACTTTTCTTGACTTGGACCAATTCAAACATGTTAATGATTCAAAAGGGCATGTGTACGGAGATGAGTTGCTAATTGAAGTAGGAAAAAGAATAGGTGAAATGTTGCCGACGACTAGTTTTTTTGGACGCTTCGGAGGCGACGAATTTGTATTAATCATACGGGCTAAAAAAGATGACGTAGACTTTATTGATATTTCCTTACAACGAATCCATGAATCATTCATGAATCCGTTCCTATTATTCGGGCAGCACGTCTATATTACAGCTTCTATGGGTATCTCCCTGTACCCTGCTGATGCAGAAACGATAGGGAAATTGCTTATAAATGCCGATACGGCCCTCTATCATGCAAAAGACCAAGGTCGTAACTGTATTTCTTTCTTTGATAACGATATGAAGGGCCAAATTGAAAAGGAGCTCAAGCTAAAAGATGGTTTGAGACAAGCGCTGTTGAACGAGGAGTTTTTCCTTCACTATCAGCCGCAGCTCGATATTAGCAGTGGGGAGACGGTCGGGGTTGAAGCGCTCCTTCGATGGAAGCATCCAGAATTAGGGATGGTTTCACCTGCGGAATTCATTCCTTTAGCAGAAAGTACAGGTCAAATTATTGCGATTGGCGATTGGGTGTTAGATGCTAGTTTGCAGATGATCAAACGGGTTGCCAAGGAGGATATAACGATACAGCGTGTGGCGGTAAATGTTAGTGCACTTCAATTACGTGAAGCGGATTTTGTTGATAAAGTGCAAAAGAAGCTCGCCTATTATGATGTTGAACCATCCTTCCTTGAAATTGAAATAACAGAGTCCGTCATCATTAATTATCAAGAAGAAACAATCCAAAAGTTGAAAGAATTAAAGCAGTTGGGTGTCCACATTGCCTTGGATGATTTTGGGACAGGCTATTCTTCCTTGAATTATTTGCGTCTGATGCCTATTGACTGCGTCAAAGTAGATCGTTCCTTCATCCATCAAATTGAAGAAGATCCGATTGTACAAGCCATCTTGCAAACAATTATTACGCTGGGACATAGTTTAGGATTTCAAATTGTCGCAGAAGGTGTAGAGGAAGAGGCGCAGCTCCAGATTTTGTGTGATATGAATGTCGATACGGTTCAAGGCTATTACTATAGCAGACCTTTGGATGAAGAAAAACTATTGGATTTTTTACAAAAACAATAA
- a CDS encoding sigma-70 family RNA polymerase sigma factor, which translates to MPQINREDIPASSVEEICHATWKPLYRFIYYKVQNREEAEEITQETFVKAIPYLRKGKIHPDKYSGFLKTVALNVLRDRWRKKKRRGINVDIETIHPEVSAVGDATEMSVERIIIEKALSQLQKEQQTVIELRIIKGYSVAETAEIMDKTEVNIRVMQHRALQSLAKILKTVN; encoded by the coding sequence ATGCCCCAAATAAATAGGGAAGATATACCCGCAAGCTCTGTGGAGGAAATATGTCACGCAACATGGAAGCCTTTATACCGTTTCATCTATTACAAAGTACAAAACCGTGAGGAAGCAGAAGAAATCACACAGGAAACTTTCGTGAAAGCTATTCCTTATTTACGTAAGGGCAAGATTCACCCTGACAAATATAGTGGTTTTTTAAAAACAGTCGCGCTAAATGTTCTTCGTGATAGATGGCGGAAGAAAAAACGTCGAGGAATAAACGTCGATATCGAGACCATACATCCCGAGGTAAGTGCTGTGGGCGATGCTACAGAAATGAGCGTTGAACGCATTATCATCGAAAAAGCACTCTCACAGCTTCAAAAAGAACAACAGACAGTCATTGAGCTAAGAATAATCAAGGGATATTCAGTAGCAGAAACCGCTGAAATCATGGATAAAACAGAAGTAAATATTCGTGTGATGCAGCACCGGGCATTGCAATCGCTTGCCAAGATTCTTAAAACAGTCAACTAG